One window of Catharus ustulatus isolate bCatUst1 chromosome 3, bCatUst1.pri.v2, whole genome shotgun sequence genomic DNA carries:
- the LOC116994235 gene encoding adipocyte plasma membrane-associated protein isoform X2, giving the protein MSEAEGLRQRRPLRPQVITEESSPQDAKEGSTYSSKVFRVTFLSLAVSVAVPLLGVTLLLDCPIDPQPISLKEPPLLTGILEPNTKLRKAERLWENQLVGPESIVNIGDVLFTGTADGKIIKIEDGEIQTIARIGHGPCGGREDESTCGRPLGMRVGPNNTLFVADAYYGLYEVHPDTGEVKMLVSTKTLIEGQKLSFVNDLTVTRDGRKIYFTDSSSKWQRQDYLFLIMEGTDDGRLLEYDTVTKEVKVLMVELRFPNGVQLSPAEDFVLVQETTLARIRRYYVSGLMKGGADMFVENMPGLPDNIRPSSSGGYWVAMAAVRSNPGFSLLDFLSEKTWIKRMIFKERKRDYF; this is encoded by the exons ATGAGCGAGGCGGAGGGGctgcggcagcggcggccgctCCGCCCGCAGGTTATCACAGAGGAGAGCTCGCCGCAGGACGCCAAGGAGGGCAG TACTTACAGCAGCAAGGTGTTCCGTGTTACCTTCCTGAGTTTGGCTGTGTCTGTGGCTGTGCCTCTGCTTGGAGTGACTCTTCTCCTGGATTGTCCTATTGACCCTCAGCCCATAAG TTTGAAGGAGCCTCCCCTCCTGACGGGTATTTTAGAGCCCAACACCAAGTTACGAAAAGCTGAACGACTGTGGGAAAACCAGCTGGTTGGACCAGAGTCCATTGTCAATATTGGGG ATGTCCTGTTTACTGGAACAGCTGATGGAAAGATTATCAAAATTGAAGATGGGGAAATACAAACAATAGCCAGAATTGGTCACGGTCCTTGCG GAGGCCGTGAAGATGAGTCAACATGTGGAAGACCACTTGGCATGCGAGTTGGGCCGAATAACACCCTGTTTGTGGCAGATGCTTATTACGGACTCTATGAAGTTCATCCTGATACAG GTGAAGTGAAGATGCTTGTGTCAACCAAAACACTGATAGAAGGCCAGAAGTTGTCATTTGTAAACGATCTTACAGTGACCAGGGATGGGAGGAAGATCTACTTCACTGACTCCAGCAGTAAATGGCAAAGACAAGACTACTTGTTCCTGATTATGGAAGGCACAGATGATGGGCG CCTCCTAGAATATGACACAGTGACAAAAGAAGTGAAAGTCTTAATGGTGGAGCTGAGGTTTCCCAATGGTgtgcagctctctcctgcagaAGACTTTGTCCTGGTGCAGGAGACAACCTTGGCTAGAATCAGAAG GTATTATGTGTCTGGGCTGATGAAAGGTGGAGCAGATATGTTTGTTGAGAATATGCCTGGTCTTCCAGACAATATCAGGCCAAGCAGCTCTGGAGGATATTGGGTAGCTATGGCAGCTGTGCGATCCAATCCTGGATTTTCTTTGTTGGACTTCTTATCTGAAAAAACATGGATTAAAAGGATGATatttaag gaaagaaaaagagactaTTTCTAA
- the LOC116994235 gene encoding adipocyte plasma membrane-associated protein isoform X1 — translation MSEAEGLRQRRPLRPQVITEESSPQDAKEGSTYSSKVFRVTFLSLAVSVAVPLLGVTLLLDCPIDPQPISLKEPPLLTGILEPNTKLRKAERLWENQLVGPESIVNIGDVLFTGTADGKIIKIEDGEIQTIARIGHGPCGGREDESTCGRPLGMRVGPNNTLFVADAYYGLYEVHPDTGEVKMLVSTKTLIEGQKLSFVNDLTVTRDGRKIYFTDSSSKWQRQDYLFLIMEGTDDGRLLEYDTVTKEVKVLMVELRFPNGVQLSPAEDFVLVQETTLARIRRYYVSGLMKGGADMFVENMPGLPDNIRPSSSGGYWVAMAAVRSNPGFSLLDFLSEKTWIKRMIFKLLSQETVMKFVPKYSLVVELSETGSYKRSFHDPNGVKLAYISEAHEHNGHLYLGSFRSPYIGRLDLQHV, via the exons ATGAGCGAGGCGGAGGGGctgcggcagcggcggccgctCCGCCCGCAGGTTATCACAGAGGAGAGCTCGCCGCAGGACGCCAAGGAGGGCAG TACTTACAGCAGCAAGGTGTTCCGTGTTACCTTCCTGAGTTTGGCTGTGTCTGTGGCTGTGCCTCTGCTTGGAGTGACTCTTCTCCTGGATTGTCCTATTGACCCTCAGCCCATAAG TTTGAAGGAGCCTCCCCTCCTGACGGGTATTTTAGAGCCCAACACCAAGTTACGAAAAGCTGAACGACTGTGGGAAAACCAGCTGGTTGGACCAGAGTCCATTGTCAATATTGGGG ATGTCCTGTTTACTGGAACAGCTGATGGAAAGATTATCAAAATTGAAGATGGGGAAATACAAACAATAGCCAGAATTGGTCACGGTCCTTGCG GAGGCCGTGAAGATGAGTCAACATGTGGAAGACCACTTGGCATGCGAGTTGGGCCGAATAACACCCTGTTTGTGGCAGATGCTTATTACGGACTCTATGAAGTTCATCCTGATACAG GTGAAGTGAAGATGCTTGTGTCAACCAAAACACTGATAGAAGGCCAGAAGTTGTCATTTGTAAACGATCTTACAGTGACCAGGGATGGGAGGAAGATCTACTTCACTGACTCCAGCAGTAAATGGCAAAGACAAGACTACTTGTTCCTGATTATGGAAGGCACAGATGATGGGCG CCTCCTAGAATATGACACAGTGACAAAAGAAGTGAAAGTCTTAATGGTGGAGCTGAGGTTTCCCAATGGTgtgcagctctctcctgcagaAGACTTTGTCCTGGTGCAGGAGACAACCTTGGCTAGAATCAGAAG GTATTATGTGTCTGGGCTGATGAAAGGTGGAGCAGATATGTTTGTTGAGAATATGCCTGGTCTTCCAGACAATATCAGGCCAAGCAGCTCTGGAGGATATTGGGTAGCTATGGCAGCTGTGCGATCCAATCCTGGATTTTCTTTGTTGGACTTCTTATCTGAAAAAACATGGATTAAAAGGATGATatttaag ttgcTGAGTCAGGAAACTGTGATGAAGTTTGTACCTAAATACAGCCTTGTTGTTGAACTCAGTGAGACAGGATCCTACAAAAGAAGCTTCCATGATCCCAACGGGGTGAAACTAGCTTATATCAGTGAGGCACATGAACATAATGGACACCTTTACCTGGGATCCTTCCGCTCTCCCTATATTGGCAGACTTGATCTCCAGCATGTTTAA
- the CST7 gene encoding cystatin-F isoform X2: MAVSFACSFTALCCLALWNFTRTSVTNVPPPHSTIRPGYPVPVNTNNPGVRKATRFGVYRYNNSSNDLFLFKESHIKKAMVQIVRGLKYMLHVEIKRTVCEKRDHSRLDSCHFQKKKILQRMLRCYFEVWITPWRHKVHIPVVHCHHDLSP; this comes from the exons ATGGCAGTGAGCTTCGCCTGCAGCTTCACTGCACTTTGCTGTTTGGCACTCTGGAACTTCACCAGGACTTCAG TTACAAATGTACCACCACCCCACTCAACCATAAGACCCGGATACCCTGTCCCAGTGAATACCAACAACCCTGGGGTCCGCAAGGCCACTCGCTTTGGGGTTTACAGATACAACAACAGCTCCAATGACCTCTTTCTGTTTAAGGAATCACATATAAAGAAAGCCATGGTACAG ATTGTCAGAGGGCTGAAGTACATGCTTCACGTGGAAATCAAACGCACCGTGTGTGAGAAGAGGGATCACTCCCGCCTGGACAGCTGtcactttcaaaagaaaaaaatcctgcaacGG ATGTTGAGATGCTATTTTGAGGTCTGGATAACACCTTGGAGACACAAAGTACATATCCCTGTTGTCCACTGTCACCATGACCTTTCCCCATGA
- the CST7 gene encoding cystatin-F isoform X1: MAVSFACSFTALCCLALWNFTRTSGVTNVPPPHSTIRPGYPVPVNTNNPGVRKATRFGVYRYNNSSNDLFLFKESHIKKAMVQIVRGLKYMLHVEIKRTVCEKRDHSRLDSCHFQKKKILQRMLRCYFEVWITPWRHKVHIPVVHCHHDLSP, from the exons ATGGCAGTGAGCTTCGCCTGCAGCTTCACTGCACTTTGCTGTTTGGCACTCTGGAACTTCACCAGGACTTCAGGTG TTACAAATGTACCACCACCCCACTCAACCATAAGACCCGGATACCCTGTCCCAGTGAATACCAACAACCCTGGGGTCCGCAAGGCCACTCGCTTTGGGGTTTACAGATACAACAACAGCTCCAATGACCTCTTTCTGTTTAAGGAATCACATATAAAGAAAGCCATGGTACAG ATTGTCAGAGGGCTGAAGTACATGCTTCACGTGGAAATCAAACGCACCGTGTGTGAGAAGAGGGATCACTCCCGCCTGGACAGCTGtcactttcaaaagaaaaaaatcctgcaacGG ATGTTGAGATGCTATTTTGAGGTCTGGATAACACCTTGGAGACACAAAGTACATATCCCTGTTGTCCACTGTCACCATGACCTTTCCCCATGA